In Monodelphis domestica isolate mMonDom1 chromosome 3, mMonDom1.pri, whole genome shotgun sequence, the following proteins share a genomic window:
- the LOC100011888 gene encoding ornithine decarboxylase-like, with translation MNSFSNDEFDFNFLDEGFTAKDILDQKINEVSSSDDKDAFYVADLGDILKKHLRWYKALPRVTPFYAVKCNDSRAILKTLAAVGAGFDCASKTEIQLVQSLGVPPGRIIYANPCKQVSQIKYAANNGVQMMTFDSEVELMKVARAHPKAKLVLSIATDDSKAVCRLSVKFGATLKTSRLLLERAKELNIDVIGVSFHVGSGCTDPETFVQAVSDARCVFDMGAEFGFNMYLLDIGGGFPGSEDVKLKFEEISSVINPALDKYFPPDSGVRIIAEPGRYYVASAFTLAVNIIAKKLVLKEQTGSDDEDEANDQTFMYYVNDGVYGSFNCILFDHAHVKPLLQKRPKPDEKYYSSSIWGPTCDGLDRIVERCDLPEMHVGDWMLFENMGAYTVAAASTFNGFQRPTIYYVMSGPAWQCMQQIKNQGFPAEVEDQDINTLPLSCAWESGMEHHSTTCTSASVNV, from the coding sequence ATGAACAGCTTTAGCAATGATGAATTTGACTTCAATTTCCTTGATGAAGGCTTTACTGCTAAGGATATTTTGGACCAGAAAATTAATGAAGTTTCTTCTTCTGATGATAAAGATGCCTTCTATGTTGCTGACCTCGGTGACATCCTAAAGAAACATCTGAGATGGTACAAAGCTCTTCCTCGAGTAACTCCTTTTTATGCTGTTAAATGTAATGACAGCAGAGCTATATTGAAGACACTTGCTGCAGTAGGAGCAGGATTTGATTGTGCTAGCAAGACTGAAATACAATTAGTACAGAGTCTTGGGGTGCCACCAGGGAGGATAATCTATGCAAATCCATGCAAACAAGTGTCACAAATTAAGTATGCTGCCAACAATGGAGTACAAATGATGACTTTTGATAGTGAAGTAGAGTTAATGAAAGTTGCCAGAGCTCATCCAAAGGCAAAGCTTGTTTTAAGTATTGCCACTGATGACTCCAAAGCTGTCTGTCGTCTAAGTGTTAAATTTGGTGCCACTCTCAAAACTAGTAGGCTACTCCTTGAGCGGGCAAAGGAACTGAATATTGATGTTATTGGAGTCAGTTTCCATGTGGGAAGTGGTTGTACTGATCCAGAAACATTTGTCCAAGCAGTCTCTGATGCTCGATGTGTCTTTGACATGGGGGCAGAGTTTGGTTTCAACATGTATCTTCTTGATATTGGTGGTGGCTTTCCTGGTTCTGAAGATGTAAAGCTTAAATTTGAAGAGATCTCAAGTGTAATCAATCCAGCATTGGACAAGTATTTTCCTCCTGACTCTGGAGTGCGAATCATAGCTGAACCTGGCAGATACTATGTTGCATCAGCTTTCACGCTTGCAGTTAACATCATTGCCAAAAAACTTGTATTAAAAGAACAGACAGGCTCTGATGATGAAGATGAGGCAAATGACCAGACCTTTATGTACTATGTAAATGATGGAGTATATGGATCATTTAATTGTATCCTATTTGATCATGCACATGTTAAACCTCTTCTACAGAAGCGGCCCAAACCAGATGAGAAGTATTACTCTTCTAGCATATGGGGACCAACATGTGATGGCCTCGATCGAATTGTCGAACGCTGTGATTTACCAGAAATGCATGTGGGAGATTGGATGCTGTTTGAAAACATGGGCGCTTATACTGTTGCTGCTGCTTCTACTTTCAATGGATTCCAGAGACCCACTATCTATTATGTGATGTCTGGGCCAGCATGGCAATGCATGCAACAAATCAAGAACCAAGGCTTTCCAGCAGAAGTAGAGGATCAGGATATCAACACTTTGCCATTGTCTTGTGCTTGGGAAAGTGGAATGGAACATCACTCAACAACTTGTACTTCAGCTAGTGTTAATGTATAG